The proteins below come from a single Tepidisphaeraceae bacterium genomic window:
- a CDS encoding DUF4926 domain-containing protein — translation MSATQLNELDVVAVTVDLPDLSLARGQVGAVVHVHAPGVYEVEFVDHAGRTYAVATLPGEQLLPLRYEPAAA, via the coding sequence ATGAGCGCAACCCAACTGAACGAACTGGACGTGGTCGCCGTGACGGTCGACCTGCCCGACTTGAGCTTAGCGCGCGGTCAGGTTGGAGCTGTGGTTCACGTTCACGCGCCGGGCGTGTATGAGGTGGAGTTCGTCGACCACGCTGGCCGCACCTACGCCGTTGCGACGCTGCCCGGCGAGCAACTGCTCCCGTTGCGGTACGAGCCTGCCGCCGCCTGA
- a CDS encoding argininosuccinate synthase: MATQSKPDPKKIVLAYSGGLDTSVILPWLKERYPGVKLVAFAAELGQGSELKGVEEKAYKSGADEVIVMDLRQEFAEQYCWPMLRAHAIYEQDYLLGTSIARPLIAAKQVEVAHQTGADAVGHGATGKGNDQVRFELTYMALDPKLQIISPWKDTKFELRDRETAIDYAEKHGIPIPVSKKKIYSQDRNLWHISHEGAEIEHPDAEPNWEACLTMTVPPEKAPDQSEIVEIGFEKGNPVSVNGKSLPGHELLALLNEIGGKHGVGVTVLAENRLVGMKSRGVYETPGGTILYEAHKALEQICIERDTAHFKQQLVLRYAELVYYGQWFHPLREAMQAFIDHTNATVTGVAKVKLFKGRAMQVGAKSPNTLYDPQLASFSMEGYDVTAARGFIDLFGLPMKVAQQAKKW, from the coding sequence ATGGCCACGCAATCCAAGCCCGACCCCAAGAAAATCGTCCTCGCCTACTCCGGCGGCCTCGATACCTCCGTCATCCTGCCTTGGCTGAAGGAGCGCTACCCGGGCGTGAAACTCGTCGCCTTCGCGGCCGAGCTGGGCCAGGGCAGTGAACTGAAGGGCGTGGAGGAGAAGGCCTACAAGAGCGGCGCCGACGAGGTGATCGTGATGGATTTGCGCCAGGAGTTCGCCGAGCAATATTGCTGGCCGATGCTGCGGGCGCACGCGATCTACGAGCAGGACTACCTGCTGGGCACCAGCATCGCCCGCCCGCTGATCGCCGCCAAGCAGGTTGAGGTCGCCCACCAGACCGGCGCCGACGCCGTCGGCCACGGCGCGACCGGCAAGGGGAACGATCAGGTCCGCTTCGAGCTGACCTACATGGCGCTCGACCCGAAGCTGCAGATCATCTCGCCTTGGAAGGACACGAAGTTCGAGCTGCGCGACCGCGAGACCGCCATCGACTACGCCGAAAAGCATGGCATTCCGATCCCCGTTTCGAAGAAGAAGATCTACAGCCAGGACCGCAACCTGTGGCACATCAGCCACGAGGGCGCCGAGATTGAACACCCCGACGCCGAGCCGAACTGGGAGGCGTGCCTGACGATGACGGTGCCGCCGGAGAAAGCCCCGGACCAATCGGAGATCGTCGAGATCGGCTTCGAAAAGGGCAACCCGGTCAGCGTGAACGGCAAGTCCCTGCCCGGCCACGAACTGCTGGCGCTGCTGAACGAAATCGGTGGCAAGCATGGTGTCGGCGTGACGGTGCTGGCGGAGAACCGCCTGGTCGGCATGAAGAGCCGCGGCGTGTACGAAACGCCCGGCGGCACGATCCTCTACGAGGCCCACAAAGCCCTCGAACAGATCTGCATCGAACGCGACACGGCCCACTTCAAGCAGCAACTAGTGCTGCGCTACGCGGAACTGGTCTACTACGGCCAATGGTTCCACCCGCTGCGCGAGGCGATGCAGGCGTTCATCGACCACACCAACGCCACCGTCACCGGCGTTGCCAAGGTGAAGCTCTTCAAGGGCCGCGCGATGCAGGTCGGCGCCAAGTCGCCGAACACCCTCTACGACCCGCAACTGGCCAGCTTCAGCATGGAAGGCTACGACGTGACCGCCGCCCGCGGGTTCATCGATCTGTTCGGGCTGCCGATGAAGGTCGCGCAACAGGCGAAGAAGTGGTGA
- a CDS encoding SPFH domain-containing protein translates to MMMFILFLIGAAMAIAPWVAGQQLNFGQQAAISMFGGAVALVSAVIVLYSKLYRRASANMAFVRTGQGGARVIQDGGAIVIPVLHEIIPVSLETMRLNVERRGTHALITKDNLRVDLSAEFYIKVQANRDDILQAARSLGDRNIQAEAVSTLVQEKLVSALRTVAATKDLVELHSKRDEFASAVQHIVTHDLASNGLTLESVTISALDQTDPSQLQERNVFDAQGLRKIAEITQKARVERNEIEQESQRQVVERNVATRKKVLDLERDQAEFEADQRTKVANVRAGREREIQEYKLQQDEAVAKRDIEKMRTIETSEVERQLAVEQAQVAKQVALIATVREQETADILKAQAVAVAERAKEVAIAQKERERAAAQAQALEAEAHREKANQEVVTVKVTAEAEREAAKRLISAKQVINENQLREQTTADVLAYTTVKEAEAERQAADLQYEAKLRLAQGDAESAIRRAEGEKAIKMVDVDVSREEVDVEQARVEVERRSLSNKQEFEGAALKFELEKLRIQAEQVVRVAAAEAMGNMLAKANMQIFGDPDTMARMSGRFMQAASVSNSVDGLLSTLPPQAASLLKQLGDKFGINVDMNGNGNGHSTDGTATVDGNGTTTVATTIKPPKDA, encoded by the coding sequence ATGATGATGTTCATCCTGTTTCTCATCGGCGCCGCAATGGCCATCGCCCCGTGGGTGGCTGGCCAGCAACTGAACTTCGGCCAGCAGGCAGCCATCTCGATGTTCGGGGGCGCGGTGGCGCTCGTGTCGGCCGTCATCGTCCTCTACTCCAAGCTCTACCGCCGCGCGTCGGCGAACATGGCGTTCGTCCGCACCGGGCAAGGCGGGGCACGCGTGATTCAGGATGGCGGCGCGATCGTCATCCCGGTGCTGCACGAGATCATCCCCGTCTCGCTCGAGACGATGCGCCTGAACGTCGAGCGCCGCGGCACGCACGCGCTGATCACGAAAGACAACCTGCGCGTAGACCTCTCTGCCGAGTTCTACATCAAGGTGCAGGCCAACCGCGACGACATCCTGCAGGCCGCCCGCAGCCTCGGCGACCGCAACATCCAGGCCGAGGCCGTCAGCACGCTTGTGCAGGAAAAGCTCGTCAGCGCCCTGCGCACCGTGGCCGCCACGAAGGACCTCGTCGAACTGCACAGCAAGCGCGACGAGTTCGCGTCCGCCGTGCAGCACATCGTCACCCACGACCTCGCCAGCAACGGCCTGACGCTCGAAAGCGTCACCATCAGCGCCCTCGACCAGACCGACCCCTCGCAGTTGCAGGAACGCAACGTCTTCGACGCCCAGGGCCTGCGCAAGATCGCCGAGATCACTCAGAAGGCCCGCGTCGAGCGCAACGAGATCGAACAGGAAAGCCAGCGCCAGGTGGTCGAGCGCAACGTCGCCACGCGCAAGAAGGTGCTCGACCTTGAACGCGACCAGGCCGAGTTCGAGGCCGACCAGCGGACGAAGGTCGCCAACGTGCGCGCCGGCCGCGAGCGCGAGATTCAGGAATACAAACTCCAACAGGACGAAGCCGTCGCCAAGCGCGACATCGAGAAGATGCGCACGATCGAGACGAGCGAGGTCGAGCGGCAACTCGCCGTCGAGCAGGCGCAGGTCGCCAAGCAGGTCGCGCTGATCGCGACGGTGCGCGAGCAGGAGACCGCCGACATCCTCAAGGCCCAGGCCGTCGCCGTCGCCGAGCGGGCCAAGGAGGTCGCCATCGCCCAGAAGGAGCGCGAGCGTGCCGCCGCCCAGGCGCAAGCGCTGGAGGCCGAGGCCCATCGCGAGAAGGCCAACCAGGAAGTGGTGACGGTGAAGGTGACGGCCGAGGCCGAGCGCGAGGCCGCCAAGCGGCTGATCAGCGCCAAGCAGGTGATCAACGAGAACCAGCTGCGCGAGCAGACCACCGCCGACGTGCTCGCCTACACCACCGTGAAGGAGGCCGAGGCCGAGCGCCAGGCCGCCGATTTGCAGTACGAGGCCAAGCTGCGTCTGGCGCAGGGCGACGCCGAGAGCGCCATCCGCCGGGCCGAGGGTGAGAAGGCCATCAAGATGGTCGACGTCGACGTGTCGCGCGAAGAGGTGGACGTCGAGCAGGCCCGCGTCGAGGTCGAGCGCCGCAGCCTGTCGAACAAGCAGGAGTTCGAGGGGGCCGCGTTGAAGTTCGAGCTCGAGAAGCTGCGCATTCAGGCCGAGCAGGTCGTGCGCGTGGCCGCCGCCGAGGCGATGGGCAACATGCTGGCCAAGGCGAACATGCAGATCTTCGGCGACCCCGACACCATGGCCCGCATGAGCGGCCGCTTCATGCAGGCCGCCAGCGTCAGCAACAGCGTCGACGGTTTGCTCAGCACCCTGCCCCCGCAGGCCGCGTCGCTCTTGAAGCAGCTCGGCGACAAGTTCGGCATCAACGTCGACATGAACGGCAACGGCAACGGCCACTCCACCGACGGCACCGCGACCGTCGACGGCAACGGCACGACCACCGTCGCCACGACGATCAAGCCGCCGAAGGATGCTTGA
- a CDS encoding serine/threonine-protein kinase has product MGQKILQYDVLERLGEGARSIIYSVTDPNTRQSFALKHVERKDPKDIRFIEQMEAEYAISKDFQHPNLRRTYELKLVKTMLLKVTDAYLIMELVDGKPLDVRPPTEMLDIVDAFIQAAQGLKAMHTAGFAHCDIKPNNILRNDRGRVKVIDYGQSCKIGTVKERIQGTPDFIAPEQVARRPISVQTDVFNLGATLYWTLTNRHIPTLYTVNKKGENSFLLDSTFDTPQGLNPRVPTPLSNLVMEMIATKPQKRPADMDQVLTRLELVKHILIKQANPNAFPTSDINLHDSTV; this is encoded by the coding sequence ATGGGTCAGAAAATCCTCCAATATGATGTGTTGGAGCGTTTGGGAGAAGGTGCGCGGAGTATTATCTACTCCGTGACCGATCCCAACACGCGCCAGAGCTTTGCGCTTAAGCATGTCGAGCGCAAGGATCCGAAAGACATCCGCTTTATTGAGCAGATGGAGGCCGAGTACGCCATCTCGAAGGACTTCCAGCACCCCAACCTTCGCCGAACATACGAGCTGAAGCTGGTCAAGACCATGCTTCTAAAGGTGACCGACGCCTACCTGATCATGGAGCTGGTCGATGGCAAGCCGCTCGACGTGCGCCCGCCAACCGAGATGCTCGACATCGTTGATGCGTTCATTCAGGCTGCCCAAGGCCTGAAGGCGATGCACACCGCCGGTTTCGCGCACTGCGACATCAAGCCGAACAACATTCTGCGCAACGATCGTGGCCGGGTGAAGGTGATCGACTACGGCCAGAGCTGTAAAATTGGCACGGTCAAGGAACGCATCCAAGGCACCCCCGACTTCATCGCGCCGGAACAAGTCGCGCGTCGCCCAATTTCTGTGCAGACCGACGTCTTCAATCTTGGTGCCACGCTCTACTGGACGTTGACCAACCGGCACATCCCGACGCTGTACACCGTCAACAAAAAGGGCGAGAACAGCTTCTTGCTCGACAGCACCTTCGACACCCCGCAGGGGCTGAACCCGCGCGTGCCGACCCCGCTGTCGAACCTCGTGATGGAGATGATCGCCACCAAGCCCCAGAAGCGTCCTGCCGACATGGACCAAGTCCTGACCCGGCTGGAGCTGGTGAAGCACATCCTCATCAAACAAGCTAACCCCAACGCCTTCCCGACGAGCGACATTAACCTGCACGATTCGACGGTCTAG
- the cimA gene encoding citramalate synthase, giving the protein MSTRRIEIYDTTLRDGTQGEGFNLSLQDKLLIAQKLDDLGVDYIEGGFPLSNPKDAAFFRDVRELKLKHAQVSAFGMTRRRGIKAEDDPGMKSLLDAQTPVVTIVGKTSDFHVKAVLNVTLEENLAMIADTVKLMTTAGRKVVYDAEHFFDTYRSNPDYALQTLRAAQEAGATVLCLCDTNGGSMPEFVESTVAAVRKATGAIIGIHPHNDSAVAVANGLAGVRGGADHGQGTINGVGERCGNMDLLPFIANLRLKYQLDCLAGDSLKHLTEVSRFVYETANMNLISGQPYVGSSAFAHKGGMHVHAVQKDSSTYEHVSPESVGNTRKILISEMSGVSNIMASAGKKFDLENDKVTLRKVLDRVQNLENEGFQFEAAEASFELMLRKEIGRYQSFFTLDHYRVSVQRYDVDSAVSEATVKLKVSEITEHHVAEGDGPVNALDEALRRALAFHLPQIAKVRLTDYKVRVINSKDETAAKVRVIVECKRERADGTRELFGTIGVSTNVIDASWQALVDAYEYHLIHAKEEANMPVTA; this is encoded by the coding sequence ATGAGCACACGACGCATCGAGATCTACGACACCACCCTTCGCGACGGCACCCAGGGCGAGGGGTTTAACTTGTCGCTGCAGGACAAGCTGCTGATCGCCCAGAAGCTGGACGACCTCGGCGTCGACTACATCGAAGGTGGCTTCCCGCTCTCCAACCCGAAGGATGCTGCCTTCTTCCGCGACGTGCGCGAGCTGAAGCTGAAGCACGCCCAGGTGTCGGCGTTCGGCATGACCCGCCGGCGGGGCATCAAGGCGGAGGACGACCCCGGCATGAAGTCGCTGCTGGACGCGCAGACGCCGGTCGTGACCATCGTCGGCAAGACCAGCGACTTCCACGTGAAGGCCGTGCTGAATGTCACGCTGGAAGAGAACTTGGCGATGATCGCCGACACGGTGAAGCTGATGACCACCGCCGGCCGAAAGGTCGTCTACGACGCCGAGCACTTCTTCGACACGTACCGCAGCAACCCGGACTACGCGCTGCAGACCCTCCGCGCCGCCCAAGAGGCCGGGGCGACCGTGCTCTGCCTGTGCGACACGAACGGTGGCAGCATGCCGGAGTTTGTCGAGTCGACCGTCGCGGCCGTCCGCAAGGCGACGGGCGCCATCATCGGCATCCACCCGCACAACGACTCCGCCGTCGCCGTCGCCAACGGGCTCGCGGGGGTGCGCGGCGGCGCCGATCATGGTCAGGGGACCATCAATGGTGTCGGTGAGCGCTGCGGCAACATGGATTTGCTGCCGTTCATCGCCAACTTGCGCCTGAAGTACCAGTTGGACTGCTTGGCCGGTGATTCACTAAAGCACCTGACCGAGGTCAGCCGTTTCGTCTACGAGACCGCCAACATGAACCTTATCAGTGGCCAGCCCTACGTCGGCAGCAGCGCGTTCGCCCACAAGGGTGGCATGCACGTGCACGCGGTGCAGAAAGACTCCAGCACTTACGAACACGTGTCGCCCGAATCCGTCGGCAACACCCGCAAGATCCTGATCAGCGAGATGAGCGGTGTGTCGAACATCATGGCGTCGGCGGGGAAGAAGTTCGACCTGGAGAACGACAAGGTCACGCTGCGCAAGGTGCTTGATCGGGTGCAAAATCTGGAAAACGAAGGCTTCCAGTTCGAGGCCGCCGAGGCGAGTTTCGAGTTGATGCTGCGCAAGGAGATCGGCCGGTACCAGTCGTTCTTCACGCTGGACCACTATCGGGTGAGCGTGCAACGCTACGACGTTGACTCGGCGGTCTCGGAAGCCACGGTGAAGCTAAAGGTCAGCGAGATCACCGAGCACCACGTCGCCGAGGGTGACGGGCCCGTGAACGCGCTGGACGAAGCCCTCCGCCGGGCCCTAGCGTTCCACTTGCCCCAGATCGCCAAGGTTCGACTGACGGACTACAAGGTGCGCGTCATCAACTCCAAGGACGAGACCGCTGCCAAGGTGCGCGTGATCGTCGAGTGCAAGCGCGAGCGCGCCGACGGCACGCGCGAGTTGTTCGGTACGATCGGCGTCAGCACCAATGTGATCGACGCGAGTTGGCAGGCGCTCGTAGATGCCTATGAGTACCACCTGATCCACGCCAAAGAAGAGGCAAATATGCCCGTAACAGCCTGA
- a CDS encoding putative transporter, with the protein MEAWLDRIFPHGSVAGGLAILSLAIVLGLFAGAIKVRGVSLGVAAVMFVALGLRGLGLVIDDDVLGFMRDFALVLFVYSIGLQVGPGFLSSLRAEGLRLNLLALAVVVLGAVLTAAIVLVFHLPRETTPGLYTGGFATTPALAAGEEALRDKFRGDPAGDAALRLTSSVYAAAYPFGLLGPIILLILFRRIFRIDVAAELKALREVENAKRPPIEAMDFEVTRKELDGVRIRDHALLRQHNLVLSRLLRENVLTVPSADTVMRVGDVYRMVGSRRALEEFVEHAGQRKPIDVKTAVGDVERVVLIFTHKPNLGRTLREMDLTKRFGVTIARISRAGVQLTPTASLALRFGDTVTVVGPCNGVRSAEAELGNSIEVLNRPQLIPIFLGIGLGILVGSIPLALPGLHSGIRIGLAGGPMLVAILLSQIGNAGRIVFYLPDSASLLLRDFGMAVFLACVGLRSGEEFFGLLFGGNGLALMAWGALVTLMPMLLVGLFARLVMKLNYVTLCGLTAGAMTSSPTLIFANDLTDSNVPSVAYAAVYPLAMLVPVFCTQLLVTFMV; encoded by the coding sequence ATGGAAGCGTGGCTGGACAGGATATTTCCGCACGGATCGGTCGCCGGTGGGTTGGCGATCTTATCGCTGGCGATCGTACTGGGTTTGTTCGCAGGCGCGATTAAGGTGCGCGGCGTCAGCCTAGGCGTGGCGGCGGTGATGTTTGTGGCGCTGGGCCTGCGCGGGCTGGGATTGGTGATTGACGACGACGTGCTCGGCTTCATGCGCGACTTCGCGCTGGTGCTATTCGTCTATTCGATCGGACTGCAGGTGGGACCGGGGTTTCTGTCGTCACTGCGGGCGGAAGGGCTGCGGCTGAACCTGCTGGCGCTGGCGGTGGTGGTGCTGGGTGCGGTGCTTACCGCGGCCATCGTGCTGGTGTTCCATTTGCCGCGCGAGACGACGCCCGGCCTGTACACCGGTGGCTTCGCCACCACTCCGGCATTGGCGGCGGGCGAGGAAGCGCTGCGCGACAAGTTCAGGGGCGACCCCGCCGGCGACGCGGCGCTGCGGCTAACGTCGTCCGTTTACGCGGCCGCCTACCCGTTCGGGCTGCTGGGGCCGATCATTTTGCTGATCCTGTTTCGCCGAATCTTTCGAATTGATGTGGCCGCTGAACTGAAGGCCCTGCGCGAAGTGGAGAATGCCAAACGGCCGCCCATCGAAGCGATGGACTTCGAGGTCACCCGGAAGGAACTGGACGGGGTGCGCATTCGCGACCACGCGTTGCTGCGCCAACACAACCTCGTTCTGTCGCGCCTGCTGCGCGAGAACGTGCTGACCGTGCCGAGCGCCGACACCGTGATGCGCGTGGGCGACGTGTACCGCATGGTCGGCTCCAGGCGAGCGCTGGAGGAGTTCGTGGAGCACGCCGGCCAGCGGAAGCCGATTGATGTGAAGACGGCGGTGGGGGACGTCGAGCGCGTCGTGCTGATCTTCACGCACAAGCCCAACCTTGGCCGCACGCTGCGCGAGATGGATCTGACCAAGCGTTTCGGCGTGACGATCGCGCGCATCAGCCGGGCTGGCGTGCAATTGACGCCAACGGCGTCGCTGGCGCTGCGGTTCGGGGACACGGTGACGGTCGTCGGACCGTGCAACGGTGTTCGATCGGCCGAGGCGGAACTGGGAAACTCGATCGAGGTGCTGAACCGGCCACAGCTGATCCCGATCTTTCTAGGCATTGGGCTGGGCATCCTGGTGGGCAGCATTCCACTGGCGCTGCCGGGCCTGCATTCGGGCATTCGCATCGGCTTGGCAGGTGGGCCGATGCTGGTGGCCATTTTGTTGTCGCAGATCGGCAACGCGGGGCGTATCGTCTTCTACCTGCCCGACAGTGCCAGCCTGCTGCTGCGCGACTTCGGGATGGCCGTCTTCCTGGCCTGCGTTGGGCTGCGGTCGGGCGAGGAATTCTTTGGACTGCTCTTCGGTGGCAATGGGCTCGCACTAATGGCGTGGGGCGCGCTCGTCACGCTAATGCCGATGCTGCTGGTGGGCCTGTTCGCCCGGCTTGTGATGAAGCTGAACTACGTCACCCTCTGCGGCCTGACCGCCGGCGCGATGACCAGTTCACCCACGCTCATCTTCGCCAATGACCTGACCGATTCCAATGTCCCCAGCGTCGCCTACGCTGCGGTGTATCCACTGGCGATGTTGGTGCCGGTGTTTTGCACGCAGTTGCTGGTGACGTTTATGGTGTGA
- a CDS encoding peptidoglycan recognition family protein, producing the protein MFTSLVGVLTLTCALLLALAPAPLSNNGPANSLFAIDAPASLNVIFDTAKPTRDDHWRYVYIHHSKTAAGNVSTLGQPTGGLSDHFLIGNGEGTFDGEIQVSQRWNNQMPALPPAGAAEIDLACISICIVGDFDSTLPTAKQMRHLTRLVTLLQDRMNIPANRILLARDTQSAAGAGRYFPSTAFRESLLP; encoded by the coding sequence GTGTTTACGAGTCTCGTAGGTGTGCTGACGCTGACCTGCGCCCTGCTGCTGGCGCTGGCGCCCGCACCGCTCAGCAACAACGGGCCGGCCAACAGTCTATTCGCGATCGACGCCCCGGCGTCGCTCAACGTCATCTTCGACACCGCCAAGCCCACGCGGGACGACCACTGGCGCTACGTCTACATCCACCACTCTAAGACCGCAGCCGGCAACGTGTCGACCTTGGGTCAGCCGACCGGTGGGCTGAGCGACCACTTCCTCATCGGTAACGGTGAGGGAACGTTCGACGGTGAGATTCAGGTCAGCCAGCGCTGGAACAACCAGATGCCGGCGTTGCCCCCGGCCGGGGCCGCTGAGATCGACCTGGCGTGCATCAGCATCTGCATCGTGGGCGACTTCGATTCCACCCTCCCCACCGCCAAGCAGATGCGCCACCTGACCCGGCTCGTCACCCTGCTGCAGGACCGCATGAACATCCCCGCCAACCGCATCCTGCTCGCCCGCGATACGCAAAGCGCAGCCGGTGCCGGACGCTACTTCCCCAGCACCGCGTTCCGGGAGAGCCTGCTGCCATAG